Proteins encoded within one genomic window of Triticum aestivum cultivar Chinese Spring chromosome 2D, IWGSC CS RefSeq v2.1, whole genome shotgun sequence:
- the LOC123050206 gene encoding transcription initiation factor IIB encodes MESSYCKDCNISTVIVFDRATGDTICSECGLVLDSRYIDEKDDWRTFTPLASKDDNYDPISTVKSPNNLKSRHNSTPAMRFDKNIFDHHNSFRGNIQKSVDFSSHQADNAIHYIADMADRLGIVDNIKLQATNLYMKANDLKIFNIRKKHSLCAACLYIACRQANKARTIKEICTVTNGVTKKEVSRAKDLLVHHIVEKKGECMEISSVRPRDLVRRFCSTLGMSNKAIQAAEEAANRVQRLDIRRNAISIAGTIIYLISESSKEPCDKVAIKDICSVAGLTEITIRYCHKELCNYAPWLLEIYTTQHAKEK; translated from the exons ATGGAATCGTCATACTGTAAAGATTGTAACATTAGCACAGTGATAGTATTCGATCGCGCAACTGGAGACACCATATGCTCAGAGTGCGGCCTTGTATTGGATAGTCGTTACATTGATGAGAAAGATGATTGGCGTACATTCACCCCTTTAGCATCAAAAGATGATAATTATGACCCTATTTCTACAGTGAAATCCCCAAATAATCTGAAATCAAGGCATAATTCTACACCTGCTATGAGATTTGATAAAAACATATTTGATCACCACAACTCTTTCCGCGGCAATATACAGAAGtctgttgatttttcttcccatcAAGCCGACAATGCAATTCACTATATAGCTGATATGGCTGACAG GTTGGGCATTGTGGATAACATAAAGCTTCAAGCAACAAATTTATACATGAAAGCTAATGATCTTAAGATATTTAATATAAGGAAGAAACATTCTCTTTGTGCTGCTTGCTTGTACATAGCATGCAGGCAAGCTAATAAGGCTCGAACTATAAAAG AGATTTGCACCGTCACTAATGGAGTTACAAAAAAAGAAGTTTCTCGAGCAAAAGATTTACTAGTGCACCATATTGTGGAGAAGAAAGGCGAATGCATGGAAATCAGTAGTGTTCGTCCTAGGGATCTCGTG CGACGTTTTTGTTCAACACTTGGAATGTCAAACAAAGCAATTCAAGCAGCAGAAGAAGCAGCAAATCGAGTGCAGAGACTTGATATAAG AAGGAATGCTATATCAATAGCTGGAACTATAATATATTTAATATCTGAATCGTCCAAGGAACCATGTGACAAGGTTGCTATTAAAG ATATATGCTCTGTGGCTGGATTAACAGAAATTACCATTAGATATTGTCACAAGGAACTTTGTAATTATGCTCCATGGCTCTTAGAAATATACACAACACAACATGCAAAGGAAAAATAA